The following coding sequences are from one Microbacterium sp. SORGH_AS_0969 window:
- a CDS encoding RCC1 domain-containing protein — MRVVALAVMALLMVPVVGGSGAWFTDSQSVSGSASAATLGALSPTVVAADAGNTVSWRAATDQAWATDAGVTSGVTYSVQRQVEGRPAEQLGATSDTSFTDPGGQPFGTISAGGTASFGVAPDGSVWAWGDDSSGQLGNGQGTGRPALTPVRVEALWDAGVQVTQVSAGSSSAFAVASDGAVWAWGSGGGGVLGDGDASAHVSAPERVDALWDAGVRVTQVSAGEQFALAVASDGSVWAWGDGEGAVLGDRDASRHFSAPVRVDALWGAGVRAVQVSAGELHALAVASDGSVWSWGSGAWGVLGDGVASGHSSEPLRVDSLWDAGVRVAQVSAGIWHSAAVALDGSVWAWGSGRFGRLGDGVVSEHVSGPVRLDAMWDAGMRATQVSAAPMHSLAVASDGSVWAWGSGENGVLGDGDESDHVSGPRRVDALWDRGKRITQASAGASHSVAVASDGSVWAWGPGWNGLLGNGSTTDQSVPGPVGARTLTQVSAGVSHSLALASDGSVWAWGDGAHGRLGDGDPSFRSSSLPVPVRASWRADDPTRKITQVAAGDTTSLALASDGSVWAWGSGSDGQLGPDVRGDSATPVRVPSTGGNGLKITKVAVGGGQCLAIAADGSVWQWGTISDESTTETVPTKVDFPSNWVLSGYRASDVSAGPGFALVVSSVGDLWGWGVARSDQMQGMERAAKPQLIAPRGAQAISAGTTHVLELSIGKDVWAWGGRPSRGSDPVALGDGSAPGYGRGRVDVAAPWFRASPRVWATQVAAGRVHSMVLASDGSVWAWGDGSNGRLGTGKMETALTPQAVNPAWSNDAGRSITQVSAGGSHSLALASDGSAWAWGAGGSGQLGDGGVADQATPVAVPSAFAAANCPPPSTLVGRSCTLPGTTTYSVSYDYRGWSSPVATAAITR; from the coding sequence GTGCGCGTCGTGGCCCTCGCGGTCATGGCGCTCCTGATGGTCCCGGTGGTCGGCGGGTCGGGGGCTTGGTTCACGGACTCGCAGTCGGTGTCGGGCTCGGCCTCGGCGGCGACGCTCGGAGCGTTGTCACCGACCGTCGTCGCGGCGGATGCCGGGAACACGGTGTCGTGGCGGGCGGCGACGGATCAGGCTTGGGCGACGGATGCCGGGGTGACCAGCGGTGTGACGTACTCGGTGCAGCGTCAGGTTGAGGGGCGTCCCGCCGAGCAGCTGGGGGCCACGTCGGACACGTCGTTCACGGACCCGGGCGGGCAGCCGTTCGGGACGATCAGTGCGGGTGGGACGGCTTCATTCGGGGTCGCTCCGGACGGGTCCGTGTGGGCCTGGGGTGACGATTCCTCCGGGCAGCTGGGGAACGGACAGGGGACAGGTCGTCCCGCGCTGACCCCGGTGCGGGTGGAGGCGTTGTGGGACGCGGGTGTGCAGGTGACGCAGGTGAGCGCGGGGTCCTCCTCTGCATTCGCGGTGGCATCGGATGGGGCGGTCTGGGCGTGGGGCTCCGGTGGCGGGGGAGTGCTGGGTGACGGGGACGCGAGCGCGCACGTCTCCGCGCCGGAGCGGGTGGACGCCTTGTGGGACGCGGGCGTCCGCGTGACGCAGGTGAGCGCGGGAGAGCAGTTCGCTTTGGCGGTGGCATCTGACGGATCGGTCTGGGCGTGGGGAGACGGCGAGGGGGCGGTGCTGGGGGACAGGGATGCCAGCAGGCATTTCTCGGCGCCGGTGCGGGTCGACGCACTGTGGGGCGCAGGTGTGCGTGCGGTGCAGGTGAGTGCGGGCGAGTTGCACGCGTTGGCTGTGGCGTCTGATGGCTCCGTCTGGTCCTGGGGTTCCGGTGCGTGGGGGGTTCTGGGCGATGGGGTTGCGAGCGGGCACTCTTCAGAACCACTGCGTGTGGATTCGCTCTGGGACGCCGGCGTGCGTGTGGCGCAGGTCAGCGCGGGCATCTGGCATTCGGCGGCCGTCGCGCTGGATGGATCGGTGTGGGCATGGGGATCAGGTCGCTTCGGGCGCTTGGGCGATGGGGTCGTGTCGGAACATGTCTCAGGGCCGGTACGGCTCGACGCGATGTGGGATGCCGGGATGCGTGCGACGCAGGTGAGCGCCGCCCCGATGCACTCATTGGCGGTGGCGTCGGACGGGTCGGTGTGGGCGTGGGGAAGCGGCGAGAACGGGGTGCTCGGGGACGGGGACGAAAGCGACCATGTCTCAGGGCCCCGGCGGGTCGATGCCCTGTGGGATCGGGGCAAGCGGATCACCCAGGCGAGCGCGGGCGCTTCCCACTCGGTTGCCGTGGCGTCGGACGGGTCAGTCTGGGCGTGGGGTCCCGGGTGGAACGGGTTGCTCGGGAACGGGTCCACCACTGACCAGTCCGTCCCTGGGCCGGTCGGTGCACGCACTCTCACGCAGGTCAGCGCGGGTGTCTCGCATTCTCTGGCGCTGGCGTCCGATGGCTCGGTATGGGCCTGGGGTGATGGAGCCCACGGGCGTTTGGGTGACGGCGATCCGAGCTTCCGCTCGTCCTCGTTACCCGTGCCGGTTCGCGCATCGTGGAGGGCAGACGATCCCACCCGCAAGATCACACAGGTCGCCGCAGGGGACACGACGTCGTTGGCCCTGGCATCCGACGGCTCGGTGTGGGCATGGGGCAGCGGTTCCGATGGGCAGTTGGGTCCTGATGTCCGAGGGGATAGCGCCACTCCGGTCCGGGTTCCCTCGACGGGCGGAAACGGTCTCAAGATCACCAAGGTCGCGGTGGGCGGTGGTCAGTGCCTCGCTATCGCGGCCGACGGCTCCGTGTGGCAATGGGGAACGATTTCCGATGAATCGACGACGGAGACGGTGCCGACGAAGGTGGATTTTCCGTCGAACTGGGTGCTGTCGGGCTATCGGGCGTCGGATGTTAGCGCCGGCCCGGGCTTCGCATTGGTCGTGTCCTCGGTGGGGGACTTGTGGGGATGGGGAGTAGCGCGGTCGGATCAGATGCAGGGCATGGAGCGCGCGGCCAAGCCGCAGCTGATCGCCCCGAGAGGTGCGCAGGCTATCAGCGCAGGCACGACGCATGTGCTGGAACTGTCGATCGGCAAAGACGTGTGGGCGTGGGGTGGACGCCCCTCCCGCGGATCGGATCCGGTCGCTTTGGGCGACGGGTCGGCTCCGGGATACGGCCGCGGTCGCGTCGATGTCGCTGCCCCGTGGTTCAGGGCTTCTCCTCGAGTCTGGGCAACGCAGGTGGCTGCGGGTCGGGTCCACTCGATGGTGCTGGCGTCCGACGGATCCGTCTGGGCGTGGGGCGACGGCTCGAACGGCAGGCTCGGCACGGGAAAGATGGAAACGGCGCTGACTCCCCAGGCAGTGAACCCCGCATGGTCGAACGACGCGGGTCGGTCGATCACCCAGGTGAGCGCCGGAGGATCGCATTCCTTGGCCTTGGCATCCGACGGGTCTGCCTGGGCATGGGGTGCGGGAGGATCCGGACAGTTGGGCGACGGAGGCGTTGCGGACCAGGCCACACCCGTGGCGGTGCCATCCGCTTTCGCGGCCGCGAATTGCCCACCCCCGTCCACCCTGGTCGGACGCTCGTGCACGCTCCCCGGCACGACGACGTATTCCGTTTCCTACGATTACCGCGGCTGGTCCTCGCCGGTCGCGACGGCGGCGATCACGCGATGA
- a CDS encoding helix-turn-helix domain-containing protein, producing the protein MTNRADAAARTRRRILQAAAELFSENGYGQTTLQAIADRAGVSVESVGLAGPKRRLVFAAFTMAFAGHGEAFPVSGEPAYVDLMQRMPLPQAIDEYLTLLTAAIARTHRLWNALRAAADADPRAAVMLEQLRAERRREFERSARTLAELAGLPHESIPLLVREFFAIASHEVYDLLSLEFDMSPAGFTDRLRRQLGQLIAEAGAASAGTPRTTSG; encoded by the coding sequence GTGACGAATCGCGCAGACGCCGCCGCCCGAACCCGACGCCGCATCCTGCAGGCGGCGGCCGAGCTCTTCAGTGAAAACGGCTACGGTCAGACGACTCTGCAAGCCATCGCGGACCGCGCCGGCGTCTCGGTCGAGAGCGTCGGCTTGGCCGGCCCGAAACGGCGCCTCGTCTTCGCCGCGTTCACCATGGCTTTCGCCGGGCACGGCGAAGCATTCCCGGTCAGCGGCGAACCCGCCTACGTCGATCTGATGCAGCGGATGCCACTCCCCCAGGCGATCGACGAGTACCTCACCCTTCTGACCGCCGCGATCGCCCGGACGCACCGGCTCTGGAACGCTCTTCGCGCGGCCGCGGATGCCGACCCCCGAGCGGCGGTCATGCTCGAGCAACTCCGCGCAGAACGCCGGCGCGAGTTCGAGCGATCTGCGCGCACGCTCGCAGAGCTCGCGGGCCTGCCACACGAATCGATTCCCCTGCTCGTGCGCGAGTTCTTCGCCATCGCCTCACACGAGGTCTACGACCTGCTCTCCCTGGAGTTCGACATGAGCCCCGCGGGGTTCACCGACCGGCTGCGCCGTCAGCTGGGCCAACTCATCGCCGAAGCCGGCGCAGCCTCCGCGGGTACGCCACGCACGACGTCTGGGTGA
- a CDS encoding cell wall metabolism sensor histidine kinase WalK produces MDAAARRIAKLADARSTPVQIARAERVQVRADRERLEEAVAEILTNAVKFGEPESPVSVTCRAHEDRVRVAVSNEGVGLSHAEQRRVFDRFYRTAHARSRAVQGYGLGLTRVRAIVNAHAGRVHIESDPGERTTVTLELPVVGPGAR; encoded by the coding sequence GTGGATGCCGCGGCTCGGCGCATTGCGAAGCTCGCCGACGCTCGATCGACGCCCGTGCAAATCGCGCGCGCCGAGCGCGTGCAGGTGCGCGCGGATCGCGAGCGGCTGGAGGAGGCGGTCGCCGAGATCCTGACGAACGCGGTGAAGTTCGGCGAACCGGAATCGCCCGTGTCGGTGACCTGTCGGGCGCACGAGGATCGCGTTCGGGTGGCGGTGTCGAACGAGGGTGTCGGGCTTTCCCACGCCGAGCAGCGCCGGGTCTTCGATCGCTTCTACCGCACCGCTCACGCGCGCTCGCGCGCCGTCCAGGGGTATGGCCTGGGGCTCACGAGGGTGCGCGCGATCGTCAACGCGCACGCGGGGCGCGTGCACATCGAGAGCGATCCGGGCGAGCGGACGACGGTGACGCTGGAGCTCCCCGTCGTCGGTCCCGGCGCGCGCTGA
- a CDS encoding DHA2 family efflux MFS transporter permease subunit → MTDARAASTASTRTGSHKTHERSPWPALWALVIGFFMILVDTTIVSVANPAIKAALDPDTNNLDNVVWVTSAYLLTYAVPLLITGRLGDRFGPKNIYLTGLAIFTLASLACGLAPSLEVLIVARAVQGLGAALMTPQTMAVITRTFPPQNRGAAMGLWGATAGVATLVGPLAGGLLVDGLGWEWIFFINIPVGIIGFVAAMILVPQLPRTAHKFDILGVVLSAIGLFLIVFGLQEGEHYSWAAWIWGMVAAGVVVMALFVWTQARSKGEPLVPLDLFRDRNFSVANLAIAAVGFTVTSMALPQMFYLQLARGLTPTESALLLVPLAILSGVLAPFAGKLLDRTDPRFLLVPGLLLVGGSLGIYVALILNDAPIWAFLIPSALMGVGNAGMWGPLATTATRNLPPRQAGAGAGIYNTTRTVGSVIGSASIAAFMQARLEANLPGAADASASFGGGALPPQVVGGFSQAMGQSLILPIVVIGVGLVAVLFMRRPTMIRPHGAPRDAATAAQAQAAPAAAGE, encoded by the coding sequence ATGACCGACGCCCGCGCCGCCTCGACGGCATCTACCCGAACCGGGTCGCACAAGACCCACGAACGCAGCCCCTGGCCCGCCCTCTGGGCGCTCGTCATCGGCTTCTTCATGATCCTCGTCGACACCACGATCGTCTCGGTCGCGAACCCCGCGATCAAGGCGGCTCTCGACCCGGACACCAACAACCTCGACAACGTCGTGTGGGTCACCAGCGCCTACCTGCTGACCTACGCCGTGCCGCTGCTCATCACCGGGCGCCTCGGCGACCGCTTCGGTCCGAAGAACATCTACCTGACGGGCCTCGCGATCTTCACGCTCGCCTCGCTGGCGTGCGGTCTCGCTCCCTCGCTCGAGGTGCTGATCGTCGCTCGTGCGGTTCAGGGCCTGGGGGCCGCGCTCATGACGCCGCAGACGATGGCCGTGATCACGCGTACCTTCCCGCCGCAGAACCGCGGTGCCGCCATGGGGCTGTGGGGCGCCACCGCCGGGGTCGCGACCCTCGTCGGGCCGCTCGCGGGCGGTCTGCTCGTCGACGGCCTCGGATGGGAGTGGATCTTCTTCATCAACATCCCCGTCGGCATCATCGGTTTCGTCGCCGCGATGATCCTCGTCCCGCAGCTTCCGCGGACGGCGCACAAGTTCGACATCCTCGGCGTCGTGCTCAGCGCGATCGGTCTGTTCCTCATCGTCTTCGGTCTGCAGGAGGGGGAGCATTACTCGTGGGCGGCGTGGATCTGGGGGATGGTCGCCGCGGGTGTCGTCGTCATGGCGCTGTTCGTCTGGACGCAGGCGCGCAGCAAGGGGGAGCCCCTCGTGCCGCTCGACCTCTTCCGCGACCGCAACTTCTCGGTCGCGAACCTCGCCATCGCCGCGGTGGGCTTCACGGTCACGAGCATGGCGCTGCCGCAGATGTTCTACCTGCAGCTCGCGCGCGGCCTCACCCCGACCGAGTCGGCCCTGCTGCTCGTGCCGCTCGCGATCCTCTCGGGCGTGCTCGCCCCGTTCGCCGGCAAGCTCCTCGACCGCACCGACCCCCGTTTCCTGCTCGTGCCGGGGCTCCTGCTCGTCGGCGGATCGCTCGGCATCTACGTCGCGCTCATTCTGAACGATGCCCCGATCTGGGCTTTCCTCATCCCGTCCGCGCTGATGGGGGTCGGGAACGCCGGAATGTGGGGTCCGCTCGCGACCACCGCGACGCGCAACCTGCCGCCGCGCCAGGCGGGCGCCGGCGCCGGCATCTACAACACGACCCGGACCGTCGGATCGGTCATCGGCTCGGCATCCATCGCCGCCTTCATGCAGGCGCGCCTCGAGGCGAACCTGCCGGGGGCAGCGGATGCCTCGGCCTCGTTCGGCGGGGGAGCGTTGCCGCCCCAGGTGGTCGGCGGCTTCTCGCAGGCGATGGGGCAGTCGCTCATCCTGCCGATCGTCGTGATCGGGGTGGGCCTCGTCGCCGTGCTGTTCATGCGTCGGCCGACGATGATCCGCCCGCACGGCGCTCCGCGCGATGCCGCTACGGCCGCGCAGGCGCAGGCTGCTCCGGCCGCCGCCGGCGAATAG
- a CDS encoding PadR family transcriptional regulator — MPDASRLTPIAVMILATLREADMHTYELVRLLKERRDDRLVPLQKGTIYHTVARLERDGLLAEVGVDRDGNRPERTTYTLLDAGRQAVEDWVRAELPQIDRQSDFRVALSEAHNLERDEVVALLDRRRTMLDASIAEHRAGLESAADRDTPEQFLVELQRQAALLDAELAWQDSLRARLVDRTLPWGVAEIPEHIKNKHRVSRETFA; from the coding sequence ATGCCGGACGCCAGCCGCCTCACCCCGATCGCCGTCATGATCCTCGCCACTCTGCGCGAGGCCGACATGCACACCTACGAGCTCGTCCGACTGCTGAAGGAGCGCCGCGACGACCGGCTCGTCCCCCTGCAGAAGGGCACGATCTACCACACGGTCGCCCGCCTCGAACGGGACGGTCTGCTCGCCGAGGTCGGCGTCGACCGCGACGGGAACCGTCCCGAGCGCACCACGTACACGCTTCTGGATGCCGGTCGCCAGGCCGTCGAGGACTGGGTCCGCGCCGAGCTGCCCCAGATCGACCGTCAGAGCGACTTCCGCGTCGCCCTCTCCGAAGCGCACAACCTTGAGCGCGACGAGGTCGTCGCCCTGCTCGACCGGCGCCGCACAATGCTCGACGCCTCCATCGCAGAGCATCGCGCCGGTCTCGAGTCCGCCGCCGATCGCGACACTCCCGAGCAATTCCTGGTCGAGCTGCAGCGCCAGGCTGCTCTTCTCGACGCCGAACTCGCGTGGCAGGACTCCCTGCGCGCGCGTCTCGTCGATCGCACCCTGCCGTGGGGCGTCGCCGAGATCCCCGAACACATCAAGAACAAGCACCGCGTCTCGAGGGAGACATTCGCATGA
- a CDS encoding BCCT family transporter → MTEAAPDTAVNIDPHLGSRHKTIRGWVFWPAAAIALAFIAFALFFPAAAEATFNTVQTAIVSTFNWYYVLIAAFFVVFALAMGFSRFGNIKLGQDDDEPEFSTMSWFSLLFAAGMGIGLVFYGVSEPLSHFVSPRPGVTGTPAELAQQAMSQTFLHWGVHAWSIYVVLGLALAYAFHRRKRPRTIRWALEPILGARLVQGGWGNAVDVAALVGTLFGVATSLGLGVLQISAGLDFLGVVSPNIVSQAIIIGIITGLVLFSVLSGVGKGMKWLSNINLVLAGVLMLFLLFVGPTEFLLRDVVQSIGNYIQSFVGLSFTVSAYAGDEGVAWQGAWTAFYWGWWISWAPFVGIFIARISRGRTVREFVVGVILVPTLVGILWFTVLGGTAIYGELTGTASYVGADGSVDVSTALFQMLEGIPGSVVLIVGFLILIAVFFVTSADSGALVMSMIATGGEEEPKNWVRVFFALATAVIAFALLIAGGLQALQTAAISIALPFSIVLLAICWATVTAFRREMRAYDKAERAQLRDAIGEHYGLEVEEPNQRGIFGIPVRWAQHRPRKAPPVEAESSADA, encoded by the coding sequence ATGACCGAGGCAGCCCCCGATACCGCGGTGAACATCGATCCCCATCTCGGTAGTCGCCACAAGACCATCCGCGGATGGGTGTTCTGGCCCGCCGCGGCCATCGCCCTGGCGTTCATCGCGTTCGCGCTGTTCTTCCCCGCCGCGGCCGAGGCCACGTTCAACACCGTGCAGACGGCGATCGTCTCGACCTTCAACTGGTACTACGTGCTGATCGCGGCGTTCTTCGTCGTCTTCGCTCTGGCGATGGGCTTCAGCCGCTTCGGCAACATCAAGCTCGGTCAGGACGACGACGAGCCCGAGTTCTCGACGATGTCGTGGTTCTCGCTGCTGTTCGCCGCGGGCATGGGCATCGGCCTGGTGTTCTACGGCGTGAGCGAGCCGCTCAGCCACTTCGTGTCGCCCCGCCCCGGCGTCACGGGCACCCCCGCCGAGCTCGCGCAGCAGGCCATGTCGCAGACCTTCCTGCACTGGGGCGTGCACGCGTGGTCGATCTACGTCGTGCTGGGACTCGCGCTCGCCTACGCCTTCCACCGTCGCAAGCGTCCGCGCACCATCCGCTGGGCGCTCGAGCCGATCCTCGGCGCCCGCCTCGTGCAGGGCGGCTGGGGCAACGCCGTCGATGTCGCGGCCCTCGTCGGCACGCTCTTCGGGGTCGCGACCTCCCTCGGTCTCGGTGTCCTCCAGATCAGCGCCGGCCTCGACTTCCTCGGTGTCGTGTCCCCCAACATCGTCAGTCAGGCGATCATCATCGGCATCATCACCGGACTGGTGCTGTTCTCGGTGCTCTCCGGTGTCGGCAAGGGCATGAAGTGGCTCTCGAACATCAACCTCGTCCTCGCCGGGGTCCTGATGCTCTTCCTGCTCTTCGTCGGGCCGACCGAGTTCCTGTTGCGCGACGTCGTGCAGTCGATCGGCAACTACATCCAGAGCTTCGTCGGCCTGTCCTTCACGGTCAGCGCCTACGCCGGCGACGAGGGCGTGGCCTGGCAGGGGGCCTGGACGGCCTTCTACTGGGGCTGGTGGATCTCGTGGGCCCCCTTCGTCGGCATCTTCATCGCGCGCATCTCGCGCGGTCGCACCGTGCGCGAGTTCGTCGTCGGGGTGATCCTGGTGCCCACGCTCGTCGGCATCCTGTGGTTCACCGTGCTCGGCGGGACCGCGATCTACGGCGAGCTGACCGGCACGGCCTCGTACGTCGGTGCGGACGGGTCGGTCGATGTCTCGACGGCGCTGTTCCAGATGCTCGAGGGCATCCCGGGATCCGTCGTGCTGATCGTCGGCTTCCTCATCCTCATCGCCGTGTTCTTCGTGACCTCCGCCGACTCCGGCGCGCTCGTGATGAGCATGATCGCGACCGGCGGCGAAGAAGAGCCCAAGAACTGGGTGCGCGTCTTCTTCGCCCTCGCCACCGCCGTCATCGCGTTCGCCCTGCTCATCGCGGGCGGGCTCCAGGCGCTACAGACCGCGGCGATCAGCATCGCCCTGCCCTTCAGCATCGTGCTGCTCGCGATCTGCTGGGCGACGGTGACGGCGTTCCGGCGTGAGATGCGGGCGTACGACAAGGCCGAACGCGCGCAACTGCGCGACGCGATCGGCGAGCACTACGGCCTCGAGGTCGAGGAGCCCAATCAGCGCGGCATCTTCGGCATCCCGGTGCGGTGGGCGCAGCATCGCCCGCGGAAGGCCCCTCCCGTCGAGGCCGAGTCCTCCGCCGACGCGTAG
- a CDS encoding phosphoribosylaminoimidazolesuccinocarboxamide synthase, translating into MTSAPPADLAGWRHVYSGKVRDLYVPADTADDAAPAHLLVVASDRVSAFDHVLSPGIPDKGVLLTTLSLWWFDQLAGSDGGRGIPNHLTADHALVGDDAVELIPDAVRGRAMLVRSLDMQPIECVVRGYLTGSGWAEYQASRTVCGIPLPEGLNDGDRLPEPLYTPAFKAPMGEHDENITFERSVEIVGAETAAALRDLSLEIYRRASAIAEARGLILADTKFEFGFDAQGVLTLADEVLTSDSSRYWDAESWRTGTTPAERMASFDKQIVRDWLAANWDKQGEPPALPDAIVERTRERYAELLRLLTAS; encoded by the coding sequence GTGACCTCCGCTCCCCCCGCCGATCTCGCCGGCTGGCGCCACGTCTACTCCGGTAAGGTGCGCGACCTCTACGTTCCCGCCGACACCGCCGACGACGCCGCGCCCGCCCACCTCCTCGTCGTCGCGAGCGACCGCGTGAGCGCGTTCGACCACGTCCTCTCCCCCGGTATCCCCGACAAGGGTGTGCTGCTGACGACGCTGAGCCTGTGGTGGTTCGACCAGCTCGCCGGAAGCGACGGGGGGCGCGGCATCCCGAATCACCTCACCGCCGATCACGCGCTCGTGGGCGACGACGCGGTGGAGCTGATCCCGGATGCCGTGCGCGGGCGCGCCATGCTCGTCCGCTCGCTCGACATGCAGCCGATCGAGTGCGTCGTTCGCGGGTACCTCACCGGCTCGGGCTGGGCGGAGTACCAGGCGTCGCGCACGGTCTGCGGCATCCCTCTTCCCGAGGGCCTGAACGACGGCGACCGCCTGCCGGAGCCGCTCTACACCCCGGCGTTCAAGGCGCCGATGGGCGAGCATGACGAGAACATCACGTTCGAGCGGTCGGTCGAGATCGTCGGAGCCGAGACGGCCGCGGCGCTGCGCGACCTGTCGCTCGAGATCTACCGCCGCGCGTCGGCCATCGCCGAGGCGCGCGGGCTGATCCTCGCCGACACGAAGTTCGAGTTCGGCTTCGACGCCCAGGGCGTGCTGACCCTGGCCGACGAGGTGCTGACGTCGGACTCGTCTCGATACTGGGATGCCGAGTCCTGGCGCACCGGCACCACCCCCGCCGAGCGGATGGCGAGTTTCGACAAGCAGATCGTCCGCGACTGGCTCGCGGCGAACTGGGACAAGCAGGGCGAGCCGCCCGCGCTCCCCGACGCGATCGTCGAGCGCACGCGCGAGCGGTACGCCGAGCTGCTGCGTCTGCTGACGGCATCCTGA
- a CDS encoding uracil-xanthine permease family protein produces MFRWKLHGNGRTVEPGAVVAPGERLNWGATVAIGLQHVIAMFGATFLVPVLTQFPVSTTLLFSGVGTLLFLLITRNRLPSYLGSSFAFIAPITAATTTAGTGSALAGIVAVGVLLAAIGFIVQFAGLGWVDKVMPPVVAGAIVALIGFNLAPVAWGSFQKQPLTGTITLVAVILFSVLFRGFLGRVSIFLGVIVGYVATVLIQVTTGEKLIDFDAVSAAPWVGVPEFHFPDFASPGTWSVIAMFLPVVLVLVAENVGHVRGVAAMTDATANRSTGRALIADGVATTLAGSFGGSGTTTYGENIGVMAATRVYSTAVYWVAGLAAILLSLSPKVGAVFNTIPPGVLGGVTTALYGLIGIIGIKIWVDNRVDFSRPVNQYTGAVALVLAIAGFTMDIGQFQLGAIVLGSIAALVIYHLGNAIARARKTGADDGGPIPAVGPLGGDPT; encoded by the coding sequence ATGTTCCGCTGGAAGCTGCACGGCAACGGGCGCACCGTCGAGCCCGGCGCGGTCGTCGCCCCGGGCGAGCGCCTGAACTGGGGCGCCACCGTCGCGATCGGACTTCAGCACGTCATCGCGATGTTCGGTGCGACGTTCCTCGTGCCGGTGCTGACGCAGTTCCCGGTCTCGACGACGCTGCTGTTCTCGGGCGTCGGAACGCTGCTGTTCCTGCTGATCACGCGCAACCGCCTCCCCAGCTATCTCGGGTCGTCGTTCGCGTTCATCGCCCCGATCACCGCCGCGACGACCACCGCCGGCACCGGCTCCGCCCTCGCCGGGATCGTCGCCGTCGGCGTGCTGCTCGCCGCGATCGGCTTCATCGTGCAGTTCGCCGGCCTCGGGTGGGTCGACAAGGTCATGCCACCGGTCGTCGCGGGAGCGATCGTGGCGCTCATCGGCTTCAACCTCGCACCGGTGGCGTGGGGCAGCTTCCAGAAGCAGCCGCTCACCGGCACGATCACGCTGGTCGCCGTCATCCTCTTCAGCGTGCTCTTCCGCGGCTTCCTCGGCCGCGTGTCAATCTTCCTCGGCGTGATCGTCGGCTACGTCGCGACCGTGCTGATCCAGGTGACCACCGGCGAGAAGCTCATCGACTTCGACGCCGTGAGCGCCGCTCCGTGGGTCGGCGTGCCCGAGTTCCACTTCCCCGACTTCGCCTCGCCCGGCACGTGGTCGGTCATCGCGATGTTCCTGCCCGTCGTCCTGGTGCTCGTCGCCGAGAACGTCGGACACGTCCGCGGAGTCGCGGCGATGACGGATGCCACGGCCAACCGCTCCACCGGACGCGCCCTCATCGCCGACGGCGTCGCCACGACCCTTGCGGGCTCGTTCGGCGGCTCCGGCACCACGACCTACGGCGAGAACATCGGCGTCATGGCCGCCACCCGCGTGTACTCGACCGCGGTGTACTGGGTCGCCGGTCTCGCCGCGATCCTGCTGAGCCTCTCGCCGAAGGTCGGCGCCGTGTTCAACACCATCCCGCCCGGCGTCCTCGGTGGTGTCACGACGGCGCTCTACGGCCTCATCGGGATCATCGGCATCAAGATCTGGGTCGACAACCGCGTCGACTTCTCCCGTCCGGTCAACCAGTACACCGGAGCGGTGGCCCTCGTGCTCGCGATCGCGGGCTTCACGATGGACATCGGCCAGTTCCAGCTCGGCGCGATCGTGCTCGGCTCGATCGCGGCCCTCGTGATCTACCACCTCGGCAACGCGATCGCCCGGGCCCGCAAGACCGGCGCCGACGACGGCGGTCCGATCCCCGCCGTCGGCCCGCTCGGCGGCGACCCGACCTGA